From the Lactobacillus sp. PV034 genome, the window TCTGCAAAAGACATCATTTTTTCGTTAAAATCTAGTCCCTTAACATTACCACTTGGCCCAGTTGCCTTAGCGTCCGCAATCGCCATATCACCAGTACCGGTGCAAAGATCTAAAATAAAATCTCCCGGCTTAATTGCGAATTCTTGATAAAATTTTTTACGCCATAATCTTTGTGTTCCTAAACTCACAATGTCATTCATTTGATCATAATGATCTGCAATTCGATCAAACATATCGTGTACTTCTTGTTCTGGTACTTTATTTGTCAAAGTCATTTTTCTTCCACTTTTCTATAAAAAAAGACACGATTCAAAATGAACCATGCCCTTATCGATTAAGCACCTAGAAAGTTAACTATTCAAGAAAGATAGTTAAACAATCTCCCCTTGCGACTCCGTAATAATAAGCAATAAGAACGGGGCCGCAAGGTGTGCCTATTTATGACTAATTATTATACATCTATTATAACTTAATTATCATTCTTAGTAAAACTTTTTTTATAATTTAGATAAGTTTTTTCTTTCTACGATAAAGATGAACAATAATTCCAAGGCCAATTCCAATGAGAGCTGGTATTAACCATGCTAATCCAATATTGGCTAAAGGTAAAATCTGAAGTCTTAATTTGATAACTTCTTTAACAAAACCTGCATTAGCTAATGGCTCAGGTAAATTACTGATCAAATCAAAAATAGCGGGAATTAAGGTCAAGATCATAGCAATTTTAAATACGATATGATCATTTTTAAATAATGGTGAACACACTGATAAGATAATTAATACAATTGCCAAAGGGTATAAAAACATTAAGACTGGAAGTGACCAACTAATGATTTTTTCTAAGCCCAGGTTAGCTAAGATCGCAGCACCTAAACAAGCAAAAGTTAACCAACCATGGTAAGACAAAACTGGAAAATGATTATGAAAGTCTTCTGCAAAAGCTGCTACCAAACCAACAGACGTCGTTAAACAAGTAAGAATAATTAGAACTGCTAAAACAGTTTGCCCAAAAATGCCCCCATAGTAATTAACAATTTGAGTAAAAGCCACACCGCCATCAGAAGAAACCTTTAACTTACCTAATGACATTGCTCCTAAGACAATTAAGCAGCAGTAGATAACTCCAATCCCAATCATTGCTAAAAGGCCGGATTTAGTCATAATAGCAGAAACTTGATCGGTATTTTTGGTCATTGTCTTAATTGCAGTAACAATAGCAATCCCAAAAACCAGTCCTGCCAAAGCATCAAGCGTATTGTAACCTTCTAAAAAACCATTAATAAAACTACCATGCAAATAAGCAGCTGTAGGCTTCATTGCGGCTGCTTTGCCCATCGGATGCAAAAATCCCACCAAAAAGATTAAAAATAATAATACTAAAAAAATTGGATTTAAAACTTTACCTAACTTAGATAAAATATCGCTCTGATTATAACTAACCCAAAAAACTAACAGGAAAAATACAACGGAAAAAATTAAAAGTCCTACTTGTTCAAACTTAGCGGGCAATAACGGAGCAATCCCAATTGTATAAGGAACAGTAGCAGTTCTTGGCGTTGCAAACAATGGCCCAATGGTTAATTGAACTACCACCATCAAAATCAAAGCGCACACACGTCCTAAAGGCTTACCTAGCCCGTAAATTCCCGAACTATGGGTAATTGATACAGCTAGCAAAGACAATAAGGGTAATAAAACTCCCGTCACCAAAAATCCTGCTGCT encodes:
- the brnQ gene encoding branched-chain amino acid transport system II carrier protein is translated as MKKTSAKKFTWKQYLVMASMIFALFFGAGNLIFPLHLGQLAGNNWPIAAAGFLVTGVLLPLLSLLAVSITHSSGIYGLGKPLGRVCALILMVVVQLTIGPLFATPRTATVPYTIGIAPLLPAKFEQVGLLIFSVVFFLLVFWVSYNQSDILSKLGKVLNPIFLVLLFLIFLVGFLHPMGKAAAMKPTAAYLHGSFINGFLEGYNTLDALAGLVFGIAIVTAIKTMTKNTDQVSAIMTKSGLLAMIGIGVIYCCLIVLGAMSLGKLKVSSDGGVAFTQIVNYYGGIFGQTVLAVLIILTCLTTSVGLVAAFAEDFHNHFPVLSYHGWLTFACLGAAILANLGLEKIISWSLPVLMFLYPLAIVLIILSVCSPLFKNDHIVFKIAMILTLIPAIFDLISNLPEPLANAGFVKEVIKLRLQILPLANIGLAWLIPALIGIGLGIIVHLYRRKKKLI